One Polaribacter reichenbachii genomic window, TTAAATCCTTTTTTTTGATAAAACCCTGGCATTACCAACCAAATTAAATTATAAACTTCTTCAATGTTTTTATCTGTTAATAAAACAATTTTTTCGGTGATATTTACATCAACCAAATTTTCTAAAACCATTTGGCAACCGTTTATTTTTTTCTGTAAAACAATTTTTTCTGAATCGATTATTGGAGTTTGTTTTTCTGATACAAAAAAGAAGTTTTCAGTTTTATCAACATATTCTTTTGAGGCATCTGCAGTTTTATTTTCATCTAAAAAAGCACCAAAATTATTTATTTCAGGATTGTAGAAATAAGCACCATCAAATTCTATTCGAAATTTTTTATGTGTTTCTTGTAAAGAATACCAGACCGGATTTTTTAATTTTTCTTCTAGTGTTACCATTGTTTACAAAATTAAAAAACTCGCAGTTTCTGCGAGTTTTTTTTTATAAATTAAATATAAAATATATTAAGATTCTGTTTCTGTTCTAGTTTCAGGCTTCTTTTCACCTTTTACAATATTAATGGTAAGTTCATCTTTTACATCATCAAAATCCATTATAATAGTATCGCCTTCAGTAAGTTTAGAATTTACTATTTCTTCTGCTAATGCATCCTCTATATATTTCTGAATTGCTCTCTTTAAAGGTCTAGCTCCATATTTTTTATCAAAACCTTTATCAGCGATATAATCTTTAGCTTTATCACTTAAATTTAAAGTGTAACCTAAATCAGAAATTCTGTATAATAGTTTATCTAATTCAATATCGATAATAGAATGAATATCTTCTCTTTCTAAAGCATTAAATACAATTACATCATCTATTCTATTTAAGAATTCTGGAGCAAAAGATTTCTTTAAAGCACCTTCTATAACAGATTTTGCATGTGCGTCTGCTTGTTCTTTTTTAGAAGATGTTCCAAAACCAACGCCACCACCAAAGTCTTTTAATTGACGAGCACCAATGTTAGAAGTCATTATAATAATGGTATTTCTAAAATCGATTTTACGACCTAAACTATCAGTAATATGTCCATCATCTAAAATTTGTAACAACATATTAAACACATCTGGATGCGCTTTTTCTATCTCGTCTAATAAAATTACAGAATATGGTTTTCTACGTACTTTTTCTGTTAATTGACCACCTTCTTCATAACCTACATAACCTGGAGGAGCACCAATTAAACGAGAAATAGCGAATTTTTCCATATACTCACTCATGTCAATTCTAATTAAAGAATCGTCAGAGTCAAATAATTCGCGTGCTAAAACTTTTGCCAATTGTGTTTTACCAACACCAGTTTGTCCTAAGAAAATAAATGAACCAATTGGTTTGTTTGGGTCTTTTAATCCAACTCTATTACGTTGTATTGCTTTCACCACTTTTGTAACAGCTTCATCTTGGCCTATTACTTTACCTTTTATCATTGCAGGTAACTCGTGTAATCTATGGCTTTCTGCTTCTGCAACTCTGTTTACAGGAATACCTGTCATCATAGAAACTACTTCTGCAACATTATCTTCAGTAACAATTTCTCTGTTTAATTTAGAGTCATCTTCCCATTGTTTCTGAGCAGAATTTAACGCTGCTTCCATATTCTTTTCATCGTCTCTTAACTTGGCAGCTTCTTCGTATTTCTGACCATTAACAGCTTTTGTTTTCTTATCGCGAATAATTTCTAATTGCGCTTCTAATTCTAAAACTTGTTTAGGCACTACAATGTTGGTAATATGAATTCGAGAACCTGCTTCATCAAGAGCGTCAATCGCTTTGTCTGGTAGGTATCTATCAGTCATATATCTATTAGTTAATTTTACACAAGCCTCAATAGCGTTATCTGTAAAATCAACATTATGATGTTCTTCGTATTTTCCTTTTATATTTTGTAAAATCTGAATGGTTTCTTCAACAGAAGTTGGGTCTACAATTACCTTTTGAAAACGACGCTCTAAAGCACCATCTTTTTCGATATTTGTTCTAAACTCATCTAAAGTTGTTGCACCAATACATTGAATTTCGCCTCTTGCTAAAGCTGGCTTTAACATATTAGAAGCGTCTAAAGAACCAGTGGCACCACCTGCACCAACAATAGTATGAATTTCATCAATAAAAAGAATAATATCATCATTCTTTTCTAATTCATTCATTAAGGCTTTCATTCTTTCTTCGAATTGACCTCTGTACTTTGTACCAGCAACTAAGCTTGCTAAATCTAGAGAAACAATTCTTTTATCAAACAAAATACGAGAAACTTTTCTATCTACAATTCGCAATGCTAAACCTTCTGCAATAGCAGATTTACCAACACCAGGTTCACCAATTAACATTGGGTTATTTTTCTTTCTACGACTTAAAATTTGTGAAACGCGTTCTATTTCTTTTTGACGACCTACAACTGGATCTAATTTCCCTTTTTCAGCCAAATCTGTTAAATCACGACCAAAATTATCTAGAACAGGTGTTTTCGATTTTTTAGTGGTTTTACTTTTTTGAGTTTGCTCAAAAGGATTTGATTTTTCTGATGCATATTCATCATCAGAAGGTGTTTCTGCTATTGGGTTTGTAGGTAAATCCATATCAGTATCATCTACGTGTAATTGTTTGTATAAAGCTTTTGCTTCATCGTAATTTACGTGATATTTTTGAATCAACTTTGTGGTTGGGTCATTTTCATTACGTAAAACACAAAGTAATAAATGAGCTGTATCAATAGCATCACTTTGGTATAATTTAGCTTCTAAAAAAGTTGTTTTTAAAGCTTTTTCTGCCTGTCTTGTTAAGCGTAAACTAGGTTTATCTGTAACTTCTGTAAATGTTGGGTTTGACGGATTTAATTGCTCCAATTTTTTGCGTAAAAGCATTAAATCAACATCAAATGCTGTTAATATTTCTATCGCTTTTCCTTCGCCTTTTCTTATCAAACCAAGTAAAAGATGTTCTGTTCCAATAAATTCGTGGCCTAATCTTAAAGCCTCTTCTTTACTAAAAGTGATTACATCTCTAACTTTTGGTGAAAAATTATCGTCCATATTTCTTTCTATCTAAAATTGATGTGTTGTAAATTTAGTCCTTTTTTTGTCAAAATAATTACAAAAAAGATGCCATTGTAAAAATCTGACAGTTTGACCTGCAATACAAGATAGAAAACTATTGTAAATCAGGCAAATAAAATAACGTTAAAAATTATTAAAAAATGTTGATAACTCTACTGTTTTGAAAGTAGGAAAACCTTTGAAAAAACAGTAAGAAATAGTATCTTGCCTTGTTTTAAAAATTAGATAGTTATTAATAAGAATTATATATGGCAGAAGGCGAAAAGTTAATTCCAATTAACATTGAAGAGCAGATGAAAGCTGCATACATTGATTACTCAATGTCAGTAATAGTTTCAAGAGCATTACCAGATGTAAGAGATGGTTTAAAACCAGTTCACAGAAGGGTTTTGTATGGGATGCACGAACTAGGAATTAAAGCTACTGGAGCTTATAAAAAATCAGCAAGAATTGTTGGGGAAGTGTTGGGTAAATATCACCCACATGGAGATACATCTGTATACGATTCTATGGTAAGAATGGCGCAAGACTGGAGTGTGCGTTATATGATGGTAGATGGTCAAGGAAACTTTGGTTCTGTAGATGGAGATAGTCCAGCAGCAATGCGTTATACTGAGGTAAGAATGCAAAAAATATCAGAAGAAATGTTAGCTGATATTGAAAAAGATACTGTAGACCATTCTTTAAATTTTGATGATACTTTACAAGAACCTACTGTTCTACCCACTCGTATCCCCAATTTATTGGTAAATGGAGCTTCTGGTATTGCTGTAGGTATGGCAACAAATATGGCGCCTCATAACTTAACAGAAGTTATTAATGGTACTGTTGCTTATATCGAAAATAGAGATATTGAGATAGATGAGTTAATGCAACATGTAACTGCACCAGATTTTCCTACAGGTGGTATTATTTATGGTTATGATGGTGTAAAAGATGCTTTTCATACAGGTCGTGGACGAATTGTAATGCGTGCCAAAGCCAATATCGAAGAAGTTAAAGGACGTGAGTGTATTGTTGTAACTGAAATTCCTTATCAAGTGAATAAGGCAGATATGATTAAGAAAACTGCTGACTTGGTAAATGATAAAAAAATAGAAGGTATTGCTAATATTAGAGATGAATCTGATAGAAATGGAATGCGTATTGTTTACATTTTAAAACGTGATGCAATACCTAATATCGTTCTAAATAAATTGTTTAAATACACCCAGTTACAAACTTCTTTTAGTGTAAATAATATTGCTTTAGTTAATGGTAGACCTGAGCAATTGAACCTAAAACAATTGATTCATTATTTTGTTGAGCACAGACATGAAGTTGTTGTTCGTAGAACAGAATATGAGTTGAAGAAAGCAGAAGCTAGAGCACATATTTTAGAAGGATTAATTATTGCTTCGGATAATATTGATGAAGTAATTAAAATTATTAGAGCTTCTTCTAATGCTGATGAAGCAAGAACCAGTTTAATTGAGCGTTTTGAGTTAACAGAAATTCAAGCAAAAGCAATTGTAGAAATGCGTTTGCGTCAATTAACAGGTTTAGAGCAAGATAAATTACGTGCTGAGTATGATGAGATTATGATAACGATTACTGACTTAAAAGATATTTTATCTAATGAGCCAAGACGTTATCAAATAATTACTGATGAGTTATTACATATTAAAAGTAAATATGGTGATGAGCGTAGATCTATTATAGAATATGCAGGTGGCGATATGCGTATAGAGGATATGATTCCTGATACTAAAGTTGTAGTTACCATTTCTAATGCAGGTTATTTAAAACGTACAAATCTTGAAGAATATAAAGTTCAGAATAGAGGAGGAAGAGGTCAAAAAGGAGCAACTACTAGAAATGAAGATTTCTTAGAACATTTATTTGTAGGGACAAACCATCAATACATGATGTTCTTTACTCAAAAAGGTAAGGTTTTCTGGATGCGTGTTTATGAAATTCCTGAAGGTGGTAAAAACACCAAAGGTAGAGCAATGCAAAACTTGATTAATATTGAGCAAGATGATAGCGTAAAAGCATTTTTGGTAACCCAAGATTTAAAAGACGAAGATTATGTAAATAGTCATTACGTAATTATGGCAACCAAAAAAGGACAAGTTAAAAAGACTTCTTTAGAACAATATTCTAGACCAAGAACAAATGGTATTAATGCCATTACTATTAAAGAAGGTGATGAATTATTAGAAGCAAAATTAACAACAGGAGACAGCCAAGTAATGTTGGCTTTAAAATCGGGTAAATCTATTCGTTTTGAAGAAGCCAAAACAAGACCAATGGGTAGAACAGCTTCTGGTGTAAGAGGTATTACATTGCAACATGAAAATGATGAAGTTATTGGTATGGTTGCAGTAAATGACATGGACAGCAACATTCTTGTAGTTTCTGAAAAAGGATATGGAAAACGTTCTAGTTTAGAGGATTATAGAATTACCAATAGAGGAGGTAAAGGAGTAAAAACTTTAAATATTTCTGAGAAAACGGGTAATTTGGTTGCTATAAAAAATGTTGATGATTCTAATGATTTAATGATTATTAATAAATCTGGAATTATCATAAGAATGGCTGTTGAAGACTTACGTGTAATGGGGCGTGCAACTCAAGGTGTACGTTTAATTAATATTAAAGAAGACGATAGTATTGCAGCTGTTGCCAAAGTAATTAATGAAGAGGATGCAGATGATGAAATAGAAAATGGCACGGATATTGAAAATAGTACAAACGAAAATCAAGAGTAACAATAAATTTAAATATAGTAAAATGAAAAATCAAATATTAGCACTTTCATTAGGATTGATGTCAATTGGAATGTTTGGGCAAAAAAATGAACTAAAAGCTGCAGAGAAAGCCATTAAAAAGAATGACTTTAAGACAGCGAAAGCAGCTATTCTTCCTCTAGAAAGTATGGAAGGTTCTATGGATGCAAAGTATCAAGCTAAATATTATTATTTAAAAGGTGCTGCGTATGGAAAATCTAATGTTGAAAAAGCTGCAGAGGCTTACAATAAATTATTTGAGGTAGAAAAAGCAAGTGGTAGTTCTAAATACACTAAAATTGCTACACCAAAATTGAATGAATTAATTCAGTTTGTTTCAGAAAAAGCAATTAAAGCGTATAGTACAGATAAAGATTATAAATCTGCTACTAAAGATTTTTATTTAACGTATAAATTGAGTCCTGCAGATACTACTTTTTTATATAATGCAGCTGTAAGTGCTTCTTTAGACAAAGACTATGATGCTTCTTTAAAGTATTATAATATGTTACAAGACCTAGGTTATACAGGGATTTCTACGCAATACTTAGCTGTTAATAAAGCAAGTGGTGCTACAGAAAATTTAGGTACTAAAGAGAACAGAGATACAATGGTTAAGTTTGGTACTTACATTAATCCTTCTGATAATACTACTGAATCTAGACAACCAGAAATCGTTAAAAACATTGGTTACATTTTAATTAATCAAGGTAAAAATGATGAGGCAATTGTAGTTATTCAAGAAGCTAGAAAATCAAATCCAAAAGATTTAAACCTTTTATTGAATGAAGCTCAACTTTACATTAAATTAGAAAAAATGGATAAGTTTGGTGAATTAATGCAAGAAGCTATTGCTTTAGACCCAACGAACCCTACACTTTTCTTTAATTTAGGTGTTGTAAATCAGAATGAAAAAAATACTGAAGACGCTATTAAATATTACAAAAAAGCAATTGAGTTAAAGCCAGATTATGGTGATGCTTATATGAATTTAGCAGTAGCAATTCTTGCAGGAGAAGAAGCAATTGTAAATGAAATGAACAAAAATTTATCTAATTTTAAAAAGTATGATGAATTAGAAGGTAAACAAAAAGAATTATACAAAGAAGCTTTACCTTATTTAGAAAAAGCAGATGAATTAGGTAGAACAGAAGATACTGTAAAGTCTATTTTAAATATTTATGATCTTTTAGAAATGACTGAAAAAGCAGATGCTTTAAGAGTTATTTATAAAGAAATGAGAGGTCAATAAATAGCATTTTTAATTAGCATAAAAAACCGAAACTTTTAAGTTTCGGTTTTTTTATATCAGTTTTTTAATAACTCTTAGTTTGTGTGTATGCGTGTGTAAATCGTTGTTAAAAATTCCACTATGGTCTAAAGTATCAATTCTAACCTTACCATAAGCGTGAATAATATGGTAATCTTTTAAGATGATACCAACGTGAATAATTTCTCCTTCTTCATTATCAAAAAAGGCCAAATCACCAGGTTCACTTTCTTCTATAAAACTTAAAACTTCACCTTGTTTTGCTTGTTGATGCGCATCTCTAAATAATTTGTGACCACATAGTTTATATATCATTTGCGTAAAACCAGAACAATCAATGCCAAAAGGCGTTTTACCACCCCATAAATAAGGTGTGTTTAAGAATATAAAAGCAGTTTGTATAATTTCATTTTTAGAATGTGCTCCAGAAAAGACCTTTCCTTCAAATTGAAACTTTTTTTCGTTTATAGAAAAATGCTGATTTTCGTAAAAAGGTAAATGAGCACCTAAAGGAATCGTTAATAAATTACCAGAAACGTCTGTAATATAATCAATAACTTCACCAGCATAAATATGAGTTTGATGACTTATTTTATGAAATAATTCTTCGGATATTTCTTCGAATTGTTTGTTATCTATAAAGCCTTCGTATTCATCAAAAGACAATTTAATTTTACTCCAATTCTTATTTTTTTCAAGAATAGTAAAACACTCACCAAACAAAACCTGACTAACCATTTCTGATTGGTCTGTAGATTCTGCTCGTAAAGGAACAATACTTAAATTACAAATTCCGTACAAATTATTTAATAAAATTAGATGCGTTCTATAATTAATGCGCTTGCACCACCACCACCATTACAAATAGCTGCAGCACCAATTTTGGCATTATTTTGTTTTAAAATAGAGGTTAAAGCAATTACAATTCTTGCTCCAGAAACTCCTAAAGGATGTCCTAAAGAAACAGCACCACCATTTACGTTGGTATTTTTATCAGTAATGCCTAATATTTTCATATTTGCTAAACCAACTACAGAAAAAGCTTCATTAAATTCAAAGTAATCTACATCATCAATATTTAAATTTGCTTTTGCTAAGGCTTTTGGTAAAGCTTTAGAAGGTGCAGTTGTAAACCATTTTGGTTCGTGAGCAGCATCTGCATAACTCACTATTTTTGCAAGCGGAGTTAGATTTAACTCAGCCGCTTTTTTAGCAGACATTAAAACCAAAGCTGCTCCACCATCATTTATAGTAGAAGCATTTGCAGCAGTTACTGTTCCGTCTTTTGTAAAAGCAGGTCGTAAAGCAGGAATTTTTTCCATTTTTACATTCTTGTACTCTTCATCCGAAGAAAAAATAATTGGCTCACCTCTTCTTTGCGGAATGGAAACTGGCACAATTTCATCGTCAAATTTACCTTCGCTCCAAGCTTTTGCAGATCTTTCGTAAGATTGAATTGCAAATGCATCTTGATCTTCTCTTGTAAAACTGTATTCAGTAGCACATTCATCAGCACAAACACCCATAGCAACTTTACCATAAGCATCTACTAAGCCGTCTTTTTGCATACCATCTTCCATTGTAATTGGCCCAAATTTAGAACCAGTTCTTGCATATTGATAATGAGGAATCATACTCATATTTTCCATACCACCAGCAACTACAATGTCAGCATCGCCTAAAGCAATAGTTTGTGAAGCTAACATAATCGATTTCATACCAGAAGCACAAACTTTATTTACGGTTGTACAAGGCACAGTATCTGGTATGCCAGCGTGAATTGCAGCTTGTCTTGCAGGAGCTTGCCCTAAACCAGCAGAAACCACATTACCCATAAATACTTCTTCTACAAGATTGGCATCTAAATTAATTTTTTCTAAAGCACCTTTTATAGCTGTTGCTCCTAATATTGTTGCTGGTATGGTAGATAAACTCCCCATAAAACTACCAATTGGCGTTCTGGCTACAGATACAATTACTACATCTTTCATAAATTATATTTAAGGTGATTTTAAAAAAATAATATGCTAAAATAACCATTTTAAATCAAAATGAAATCTTAATAGAATTGTAATTTTTTGGCTTCGTATATTTACTGTAAGTTTGTTTAATAAATAGTATTGTTTATGAGTGATTTAGTAAATAAAATTTATAGGAATAATACCATCATCTATAAGGTTATTCTGTTTTTAATAACCACAATTGCTATCGTTTATTTATTTCCGAAAGGAGGGCAGTTTAAATATGATTTTAATAATGGACAATTATGGAAATACGATAATTTATACGCAAATTTCGATTTCGCAATTCAAAAAACAAACGAAGAACTTGCCTTAGAAAAAAAACAAATTAATGCGAATGCAAAGTTATATTTTCTATATGACACTAAAGTTTCAGCAACAGTAAATGAGAATTTTAAGAATAAAATAGAGCTGATTAAAACAAATGATTCTTTGTCTTTAAGTGATGTAAATCAACTTGAAAAAATTGGGCAAAATGTTATTGAAAAAGTCTATAAGTATGGTTTTTTAGAAGTTGTTAGCGAGAATAGAGTTAACAATAACAATGAAATTATCGCTTTAAAAAAGGATACCGAAGTACAAGATGTTTTATTTAAAAATCTACTAAAATCAAAAGACGTTTTATCGATTATAAAAAGCGATTTAAGTAACAATCTTGATTTGTATAATAAAAATATACTTATCGATATTTTAGCAAAAATTATAAAACCTAATGTTTCTTTTGATAAAATTTATACAGATAAAGTAATTGAGAAAGAAATAAATAATATTTCTTACACAAAAGGAAAAGTAGAAGAAGGAGAATTAATTATCTCTAAAGGTGATTTTGTAGAAGGAAAAAAACTAGCTATTTTAAATTCTTTAAAAAGTGAATCAGAATCTAAAGTCTGGACAGATTCTAATTACAATTGGATTGTTTTTGGATATACTATTTTAGTTTCTTTAGCCTTACTGATGCTGTTATTGTTTTTGTTTAAATATCGATTAGAAATCTTTGAAAATAATAACAAAGTAACCTTTATCTTTTTTAACGTATTTGCTATTATATTTATTCAGACTTTGGTTATCAAATATAATTCTGAGTATTTATATGTTGTACCCTTAAGTATTTTGCCAATTATTATAAAAGCCTTTTTTGATGCTCGTTTGGGGCTTTTTACTCACGTTTTAACAGTATTGCTTTTAGGTTATATTGTTCCTGATAGTTTTGAGTTTATTTACCTACACATTATTGCAGGTATTGTAACCATTCTTACGGTTTCTGAATTGTATAAAAGAGCCAATTTGTTTATTTCTGTTGCGCAGATTACCTTAATTTATATGCTTACTTATTTTGCCTTTTCCATTATAAAAGAAGGTAATGCATCACAAATAAACTTGACTTATTTTATGTTGTTTGCTGCAAATGGCTTGTTGTCGTTTTTGTCGATTATCATTATTTATATTTATGAAAAATTATTTGGACTCGTTTCTGATGTTACTTTATTAGAATTATCGAATACGAATACCAAATTGTTAAGAGAATTAAATGAAAAAGCACCAGGAACATTTCAGCACTCTATGCAAGTTGCCAATTTAGCAGAAGCAGCTGCAAATGAAATTGGTGCAAATTCTATGTTGGTAAGAACAGGTGCTTTGTATCACGATATAGGTAAAATGTTAAATCCGAAGTATTTTATAGAAAATCAATCAACAGGTGTTAATCCGCATAACGATTTATCGCCAAGAGACAGTTCTACTATAATTACCAATCACGTTATAAAAGGAGTAGAGGTTGCCAAAAAATACAATTTGCCAGATAGAATTATCGATTTTATTAGAACACATCATGGAACAAGTGCAACTTATTATTTTTATAAGAAAGAGCAAGAACTAAATCCTGATATTAAGGTTGATATTAAAAAATTTCAATACCAAGGCCCAATTC contains:
- a CDS encoding GNAT family N-acetyltransferase is translated as MVTLEEKLKNPVWYSLQETHKKFRIEFDGAYFYNPEINNFGAFLDENKTADASKEYVDKTENFFFVSEKQTPIIDSEKIVLQKKINGCQMVLENLVDVNITEKIVLLTDKNIEEVYNLIWLVMPGFYQKKGFKMGNFYGIYKDNKLVAISGQRMQTDDFIEVSSVVTHPDYTKRGFAKQLIYYTSKEILKENKLPILHTNKGNLAIGIYEKLGYKLTRDMNWWLYAKK
- a CDS encoding ATP-dependent Clp protease ATP-binding subunit → MDDNFSPKVRDVITFSKEEALRLGHEFIGTEHLLLGLIRKGEGKAIEILTAFDVDLMLLRKKLEQLNPSNPTFTEVTDKPSLRLTRQAEKALKTTFLEAKLYQSDAIDTAHLLLCVLRNENDPTTKLIQKYHVNYDEAKALYKQLHVDDTDMDLPTNPIAETPSDDEYASEKSNPFEQTQKSKTTKKSKTPVLDNFGRDLTDLAEKGKLDPVVGRQKEIERVSQILSRRKKNNPMLIGEPGVGKSAIAEGLALRIVDRKVSRILFDKRIVSLDLASLVAGTKYRGQFEERMKALMNELEKNDDIILFIDEIHTIVGAGGATGSLDASNMLKPALARGEIQCIGATTLDEFRTNIEKDGALERRFQKVIVDPTSVEETIQILQNIKGKYEEHHNVDFTDNAIEACVKLTNRYMTDRYLPDKAIDALDEAGSRIHITNIVVPKQVLELEAQLEIIRDKKTKAVNGQKYEEAAKLRDDEKNMEAALNSAQKQWEDDSKLNREIVTEDNVAEVVSMMTGIPVNRVAEAESHRLHELPAMIKGKVIGQDEAVTKVVKAIQRNRVGLKDPNKPIGSFIFLGQTGVGKTQLAKVLARELFDSDDSLIRIDMSEYMEKFAISRLIGAPPGYVGYEEGGQLTEKVRRKPYSVILLDEIEKAHPDVFNMLLQILDDGHITDSLGRKIDFRNTIIIMTSNIGARQLKDFGGGVGFGTSSKKEQADAHAKSVIEGALKKSFAPEFLNRIDDVIVFNALEREDIHSIIDIELDKLLYRISDLGYTLNLSDKAKDYIADKGFDKKYGARPLKRAIQKYIEDALAEEIVNSKLTEGDTIIMDFDDVKDELTINIVKGEKKPETRTETES
- the gyrA gene encoding DNA gyrase subunit A, which encodes MAEGEKLIPINIEEQMKAAYIDYSMSVIVSRALPDVRDGLKPVHRRVLYGMHELGIKATGAYKKSARIVGEVLGKYHPHGDTSVYDSMVRMAQDWSVRYMMVDGQGNFGSVDGDSPAAMRYTEVRMQKISEEMLADIEKDTVDHSLNFDDTLQEPTVLPTRIPNLLVNGASGIAVGMATNMAPHNLTEVINGTVAYIENRDIEIDELMQHVTAPDFPTGGIIYGYDGVKDAFHTGRGRIVMRAKANIEEVKGRECIVVTEIPYQVNKADMIKKTADLVNDKKIEGIANIRDESDRNGMRIVYILKRDAIPNIVLNKLFKYTQLQTSFSVNNIALVNGRPEQLNLKQLIHYFVEHRHEVVVRRTEYELKKAEARAHILEGLIIASDNIDEVIKIIRASSNADEARTSLIERFELTEIQAKAIVEMRLRQLTGLEQDKLRAEYDEIMITITDLKDILSNEPRRYQIITDELLHIKSKYGDERRSIIEYAGGDMRIEDMIPDTKVVVTISNAGYLKRTNLEEYKVQNRGGRGQKGATTRNEDFLEHLFVGTNHQYMMFFTQKGKVFWMRVYEIPEGGKNTKGRAMQNLINIEQDDSVKAFLVTQDLKDEDYVNSHYVIMATKKGQVKKTSLEQYSRPRTNGINAITIKEGDELLEAKLTTGDSQVMLALKSGKSIRFEEAKTRPMGRTASGVRGITLQHENDEVIGMVAVNDMDSNILVVSEKGYGKRSSLEDYRITNRGGKGVKTLNISEKTGNLVAIKNVDDSNDLMIINKSGIIIRMAVEDLRVMGRATQGVRLINIKEDDSIAAVAKVINEEDADDEIENGTDIENSTNENQE
- a CDS encoding tetratricopeptide repeat protein; translated protein: MKNQILALSLGLMSIGMFGQKNELKAAEKAIKKNDFKTAKAAILPLESMEGSMDAKYQAKYYYLKGAAYGKSNVEKAAEAYNKLFEVEKASGSSKYTKIATPKLNELIQFVSEKAIKAYSTDKDYKSATKDFYLTYKLSPADTTFLYNAAVSASLDKDYDASLKYYNMLQDLGYTGISTQYLAVNKASGATENLGTKENRDTMVKFGTYINPSDNTTESRQPEIVKNIGYILINQGKNDEAIVVIQEARKSNPKDLNLLLNEAQLYIKLEKMDKFGELMQEAIALDPTNPTLFFNLGVVNQNEKNTEDAIKYYKKAIELKPDYGDAYMNLAVAILAGEEAIVNEMNKNLSNFKKYDELEGKQKELYKEALPYLEKADELGRTEDTVKSILNIYDLLEMTEKADALRVIYKEMRGQ
- a CDS encoding C40 family peptidase; protein product: MYGICNLSIVPLRAESTDQSEMVSQVLFGECFTILEKNKNWSKIKLSFDEYEGFIDNKQFEEISEELFHKISHQTHIYAGEVIDYITDVSGNLLTIPLGAHLPFYENQHFSINEKKFQFEGKVFSGAHSKNEIIQTAFIFLNTPYLWGGKTPFGIDCSGFTQMIYKLCGHKLFRDAHQQAKQGEVLSFIEESEPGDLAFFDNEEGEIIHVGIILKDYHIIHAYGKVRIDTLDHSGIFNNDLHTHTHKLRVIKKLI
- a CDS encoding acetyl-CoA C-acyltransferase, which codes for MKDVVIVSVARTPIGSFMGSLSTIPATILGATAIKGALEKINLDANLVEEVFMGNVVSAGLGQAPARQAAIHAGIPDTVPCTTVNKVCASGMKSIMLASQTIALGDADIVVAGGMENMSMIPHYQYARTGSKFGPITMEDGMQKDGLVDAYGKVAMGVCADECATEYSFTREDQDAFAIQSYERSAKAWSEGKFDDEIVPVSIPQRRGEPIIFSSDEEYKNVKMEKIPALRPAFTKDGTVTAANASTINDGGAALVLMSAKKAAELNLTPLAKIVSYADAAHEPKWFTTAPSKALPKALAKANLNIDDVDYFEFNEAFSVVGLANMKILGITDKNTNVNGGAVSLGHPLGVSGARIVIALTSILKQNNAKIGAAAICNGGGGASALIIERI
- a CDS encoding HD family phosphohydrolase encodes the protein MSDLVNKIYRNNTIIYKVILFLITTIAIVYLFPKGGQFKYDFNNGQLWKYDNLYANFDFAIQKTNEELALEKKQINANAKLYFLYDTKVSATVNENFKNKIELIKTNDSLSLSDVNQLEKIGQNVIEKVYKYGFLEVVSENRVNNNNEIIALKKDTEVQDVLFKNLLKSKDVLSIIKSDLSNNLDLYNKNILIDILAKIIKPNVSFDKIYTDKVIEKEINNISYTKGKVEEGELIISKGDFVEGKKLAILNSLKSESESKVWTDSNYNWIVFGYTILVSLALLMLLLFLFKYRLEIFENNNKVTFIFFNVFAIIFIQTLVIKYNSEYLYVVPLSILPIIIKAFFDARLGLFTHVLTVLLLGYIVPDSFEFIYLHIIAGIVTILTVSELYKRANLFISVAQITLIYMLTYFAFSIIKEGNASQINLTYFMLFAANGLLSFLSIIIIYIYEKLFGLVSDVTLLELSNTNTKLLRELNEKAPGTFQHSMQVANLAEAAANEIGANSMLVRTGALYHDIGKMLNPKYFIENQSTGVNPHNDLSPRDSSTIITNHVIKGVEVAKKYNLPDRIIDFIRTHHGTSATYYFYKKEQELNPDIKVDIKKFQYQGPIPFSKETAILMMCDAAEAASKSLKNPTAISISDLIDKIIDKQMGDNQFLNSDITFREIEVIKKVIKKKLMNIYHLRIEYPE